A window from Frischella perrara encodes these proteins:
- the kdsA gene encoding 3-deoxy-8-phosphooctulonate synthase, whose translation MKQKIVKIDNISVANDLPFVLFGGMNVLESRDLAMQICEHYVTVTQKLNIPYVFKASFDKANRSSVHSYRGPGLEEGMKIFEELKKQFGVKIITDVHTEQQCQPVADVVDVIQLPAFLARQTDLVVAMAKTGAVINVKKPQFVSPGQMGNIVEKFEEAGNDQIILCDRGSCFGYDNLVVDMLGFNIMKKVSKGSPVIFDVTHALQCRDPMGAASGGRRGQVTELARAGMAVGIAGLFLESHPDPAHAKCDGPSALPLAKLEPFLKQMKAIDELVKNFEEIDTEN comes from the coding sequence ATGAAACAAAAGATTGTTAAAATTGATAATATCTCCGTTGCTAATGATTTGCCATTTGTTTTATTTGGCGGAATGAATGTGCTTGAATCTCGCGACTTAGCCATGCAAATCTGCGAACATTATGTAACGGTAACGCAAAAATTAAATATTCCATACGTTTTTAAAGCGTCTTTCGATAAAGCTAATCGTTCTTCCGTTCACTCATATCGTGGACCTGGCTTAGAAGAAGGAATGAAAATTTTTGAAGAATTAAAAAAGCAATTTGGTGTCAAAATTATCACTGATGTTCATACGGAACAACAATGTCAACCCGTTGCTGATGTAGTGGATGTCATTCAATTACCTGCATTTTTAGCACGACAAACTGATTTAGTCGTTGCAATGGCAAAAACGGGTGCCGTAATTAATGTAAAAAAACCTCAATTTGTCAGTCCAGGACAAATGGGAAATATTGTCGAAAAGTTTGAGGAAGCCGGTAATGATCAAATCATTCTGTGTGACCGTGGCAGCTGTTTTGGCTATGATAATTTAGTAGTCGATATGCTAGGCTTCAATATTATGAAGAAAGTCAGCAAAGGTTCTCCTGTAATTTTTGATGTTACTCATGCCCTGCAATGCCGTGATCCAATGGGTGCTGCTTCTGGTGGTCGTCGTGGTCAAGTAACTGAATTAGCGCGAGCTGGTATGGCCGTAGGAATTGCTGGATTATTTTTAGAATCTCATCCAGATCCTGCTCACGCAAAATGTGATGGACCTTCGGCTTTACCATTAGCTAAATTAGAACCTTTCTTAAAACAGATGAAAGCTATAGATGAATTAGTGAAGAATTTCGAAGAAATCGATACCGAAAACTAA
- the rraB gene encoding ribonuclease E inhibitor RraB, with protein MKTQIALAQKETDSIIEELLEDGSDPDALYLIEHHISSTDFDSLEKVAVEAFKLGYEVTDPEEMEDDNNQPIICCDIISEIPLEADLINSQIAQLIELINKFNVHYDGWGTYFEDGEDEEDDFEAENTLH; from the coding sequence ATGAAAACTCAAATTGCATTAGCACAAAAAGAAACGGATTCTATCATTGAAGAACTGCTAGAGGATGGCAGTGATCCTGATGCGCTATATCTTATAGAGCATCATATATCTTCAACTGACTTTGACAGTTTAGAAAAAGTAGCGGTTGAAGCATTTAAATTAGGTTATGAAGTGACTGATCCAGAAGAAATGGAAGATGATAATAATCAACCTATTATCTGTTGTGATATTATTTCTGAAATTCCTCTTGAAGCGGATCTTATTAATAGTCAAATAGCCCAACTTATTGAGTTAATAAATAAGTTTAATGTCCATTATGATGGATGGGGTACCTATTTTGAAGATGGTGAAGATGAAGAAGATGATTTTGAAGCTGAAAATACACTTCATTAA
- the rnm gene encoding RNase RNM, with amino-acid sequence MTITNANQASVYDLHSHTKASDGILTPAQVVQRAVDNLVDVLAITDHDTVKGLNEAHQYIQDKNLSIRLINGVEISTLWKNTEIHIVGLNIDIDDSQLDVFLHHQEQCRIERALQISQKLKKVGIENAYENARNYAQGDIVSRAHFARFLVDNGYAKDIKRAFKKYLGKSGYAYVAPKWSTIDEAINIIHQAKGQAVLAHPSRYDFTATKMQTLIHYFKEQGGDAMEVSQSRQTLEALKLLAHFANKFDLLASQGSDFHDLNNYLDLGKTQPLPTNVKPIWYNWST; translated from the coding sequence ATGACCATTACTAACGCAAATCAGGCGTCTGTATATGATCTTCATAGCCATACTAAAGCCTCTGATGGTATTTTAACTCCTGCTCAAGTCGTTCAAAGAGCAGTAGATAATCTTGTGGATGTGCTAGCAATTACAGATCACGATACAGTCAAAGGTTTAAACGAAGCTCATCAGTATATTCAAGATAAAAATTTATCAATACGATTAATTAATGGAGTAGAAATTTCGACACTCTGGAAAAATACAGAAATTCATATTGTTGGTTTGAATATTGATATCGATGATTCACAATTAGATGTATTTTTACATCACCAAGAACAATGTCGAATAGAGCGAGCTTTGCAAATTAGTCAGAAGCTTAAAAAAGTCGGGATTGAAAATGCTTATGAGAATGCTCGCAATTATGCACAAGGCGATATTGTCTCAAGAGCACACTTTGCACGGTTTCTTGTTGATAATGGTTATGCTAAAGATATTAAGCGAGCATTTAAGAAATATTTAGGAAAGTCGGGCTATGCTTATGTAGCACCAAAATGGTCAACTATAGATGAGGCTATTAATATTATTCACCAAGCAAAAGGCCAAGCTGTGCTGGCTCATCCTTCTCGATATGATTTTACAGCTACTAAAATGCAGACTCTGATTCACTATTTTAAAGAGCAGGGTGGTGATGCAATGGAAGTATCACAAAGTCGTCAAACGTTAGAAGCTCTGAAATTGTTAGCACATTTTGCTAATAAATTTGATCTTTTGGCTTCGCAAGGTTCTGATTTTCATGATCTAAATAATTACCTTGATTTAGGGAAAACTCAACCTTTACCAACTAATGTAAAGCCTATATGGTATAATTGGTCAACTTAA
- a CDS encoding L-threonylcarbamoyladenylate synthase, protein MAQMFYIHPDNPQKRLLEQVVNILNNQGVIAFPTDSGYSLGCTLDNKYGVDRICKIRELNKNHNFTLMCRDLSELSSYAYVDNSRFRLLKNNTPGQYVFILEANKEVPRRLMNEKRKTIGLRIPDNKIDQSLLALLTKPLMTTSLILPNDDFAQSDPEEIDQVIGHQIDAIIHGGYLGQQPTSIIDLTHDYPEIIRRGSGDVTPFI, encoded by the coding sequence ATGGCACAAATGTTTTATATTCATCCAGACAATCCACAGAAACGATTACTTGAACAAGTCGTTAATATACTAAACAATCAAGGTGTGATTGCCTTTCCCACTGATTCTGGTTATTCGCTAGGTTGCACCTTGGATAATAAATATGGTGTTGATCGAATTTGTAAAATAAGAGAATTAAATAAAAATCATAATTTCACTTTAATGTGTCGTGATTTATCAGAATTATCATCCTATGCTTATGTAGATAATTCTAGATTTCGATTATTAAAAAATAATACACCCGGTCAGTATGTTTTTATTTTAGAAGCTAATAAAGAAGTTCCAAGACGTTTGATGAATGAAAAACGCAAAACAATTGGTTTGCGTATCCCGGATAACAAAATTGATCAGTCCCTATTAGCATTATTAACCAAGCCGTTAATGACAACTAGTTTAATTTTGCCTAATGATGATTTTGCGCAGTCTGATCCGGAAGAAATTGATCAGGTTATTGGTCATCAAATTGATGCCATAATTCATGGTGGTTATTTGGGGCAACAACCTACCTCTATCATTGATTTAACCCACGATTATCCAGAGATTATTCGTAGAGGGAGTGGTGATGTAACGCCATTTATCTAA
- a CDS encoding DUF3592 domain-containing protein, translating to MNSKGEKIRFYHPIVKYTDKNGHAAYFLSTEGSINPQYELGQEVDVLYTSNHAEIKTFHAIWLVIVLMAMLGIVPIIIALIYFGCIYIKNKRINRLIHKGRCLETIIQSIEVKMFFRFRWLCSYVIYSENADSNYPDIKQVFKSGSFWFNPKPYIKNETISVYIDESNPRRYYMDTRFISAVK from the coding sequence ATGAATTCAAAAGGTGAAAAAATTCGTTTTTATCACCCAATTGTTAAATATACAGATAAAAATGGTCATGCTGCTTATTTTTTATCTACTGAGGGAAGTATTAATCCTCAATATGAATTAGGTCAAGAGGTAGATGTACTATATACATCAAATCATGCGGAAATCAAAACCTTTCATGCTATATGGTTAGTTATTGTGCTTATGGCAATGCTAGGTATCGTACCGATAATCATCGCACTGATTTATTTTGGATGTATCTATATAAAAAATAAACGAATAAATCGATTAATTCATAAAGGACGATGCCTTGAAACCATAATTCAATCAATTGAAGTAAAGATGTTTTTCAGGTTTAGATGGCTTTGTTCTTATGTTATCTATAGTGAGAATGCGGATAGCAATTACCCGGATATTAAACAAGTTTTCAAAAGCGGATCATTTTGGTTTAATCCAAAACCTTATATCAAAAACGAAACTATTTCTGTATATATTGATGAATCTAATCCTCGTCGATATTATATGGATACCAGATTTATATCAGCAGTTAAATAA
- the rluB gene encoding 23S rRNA pseudouridine(2605) synthase RluB — protein MKSIKDNTEKLQKVLANLGHGSRRELEALIQEGKVSVNGQLAKLGDRIDVQTQPKIRINGHLISTRLKEQDICRVLLYYKPEGEICSRNDPQGRATVFSNLPKLKNARWINIGRLDINTSGLLLFTTDGELANRLMHPRNEIEREYAVRIFGQITDEQIRQLQKGVQLEDGPASFKYIQAQGGQNANQWFNVVITEGRNREVRRMWEAVGVKVSRLMRVRYGNIYLPKGLPRGAYTELNINDVNYLRDLVGLNSEEKSFLTPEQRKNKYKRLRAKRPSQR, from the coding sequence ATGAAAAGTATCAAAGATAATACTGAAAAGTTACAAAAAGTTTTAGCTAATTTAGGGCACGGCTCACGCCGAGAACTTGAAGCATTAATTCAAGAAGGTAAGGTGAGTGTTAATGGTCAATTAGCGAAACTTGGTGATAGAATTGATGTGCAAACGCAACCTAAAATCCGAATTAATGGCCATTTGATCTCCACTAGACTAAAAGAACAAGATATCTGTAGAGTGCTATTATATTATAAACCAGAGGGCGAAATTTGTTCACGTAATGATCCACAAGGGCGTGCAACTGTTTTCTCTAATTTACCTAAATTAAAAAATGCTCGCTGGATTAATATTGGTCGTTTAGATATTAATACCTCCGGCTTATTGTTATTTACCACTGATGGTGAATTAGCTAATCGTTTAATGCATCCGCGTAATGAGATCGAACGCGAATATGCGGTTCGAATTTTTGGGCAAATCACTGATGAACAAATACGACAGCTTCAAAAAGGTGTACAACTAGAAGATGGTCCCGCATCTTTTAAATATATCCAAGCTCAAGGTGGGCAAAATGCTAACCAATGGTTTAATGTCGTTATAACCGAAGGTCGAAATAGGGAAGTCCGTCGCATGTGGGAAGCTGTAGGGGTTAAGGTTAGCCGCTTAATGCGTGTTCGATATGGGAATATCTATCTTCCTAAAGGTTTACCTCGTGGCGCTTATACTGAATTAAATATTAATGATGTAAATTACTTAAGAGACTTAGTCGGTTTAAATAGTGAAGAAAAAAGTTTCTTAACGCCAGAACAGCGCAAAAACAAATACAAACGACTCCGAGCTAAACGCCCAAGTCAGCGATAG
- a CDS encoding PAAR domain-containing protein: MGKLVAVVGDRTTKGGYILTGSGPATCGGRSIALVGDLVTCPKCGSKGQIVEGTPNLTFHGKPAAYNGCHVACKCAPVGSNQIIAGLSWMSVDVIPPKSSESTSYVSNSETRSKIRLDVKKLLDLAKEVSEKHLYYEEIKQQFIQAIESFANSIVTQVDNGSISYAEGSEEIQKEKKASLIKHISGLKMVFLFLVV, encoded by the coding sequence ATGGGTAAACTTGTCGCAGTGGTAGGCGATCGAACCACGAAAGGCGGATATATACTTACTGGGTCAGGTCCGGCTACTTGTGGTGGACGGAGTATCGCTTTAGTGGGTGATTTGGTCACTTGTCCAAAATGTGGAAGTAAAGGACAAATTGTTGAGGGCACACCTAATCTTACATTTCATGGTAAACCGGCTGCTTATAATGGTTGCCATGTAGCTTGCAAATGTGCTCCTGTAGGAAGTAATCAAATTATAGCGGGTCTAAGCTGGATGTCCGTTGATGTTATCCCGCCAAAATCATCAGAAAGCACAAGCTATGTATCTAATTCAGAAACCCGCTCAAAAATTAGATTAGATGTAAAAAAGCTATTAGATTTAGCTAAAGAAGTTAGCGAAAAGCATTTATATTACGAAGAGATAAAACAGCAGTTTATACAAGCTATAGAATCCTTTGCAAATAGTATAGTTACTCAGGTTGATAATGGCTCAATAAGTTATGCTGAAGGCTCGGAAGAAATCCAAAAAGAGAAAAAAGCCTCCTTAATCAAGCATATCTCTGGGTTAAAAATGGTCTTTCTGTTTTTGGTGGTATAG
- a CDS encoding DUF4225 domain-containing protein has translation MSGVAFCETGIGCVFAAPMVAHGFNGAYEGGAGIYNGVMNQIDGGNRSLEVKGDLRKLYESAAEALGFDASVGSTIYDSVDLAVSVRGKLKLVPKLNEFGDPKFKLFWYGRQDLLRAYKQMNIKLLNLEMLGDLSLTVDIIKQFKNAFFYNKDNEQVIMVVKEPETITNVGQIVDDCHLVITVTGTDEDVPAYYRCKASDNSEYRKDLDGNIIKVD, from the coding sequence GTGTCAGGGGTAGCATTTTGTGAGACGGGTATCGGTTGTGTATTTGCAGCGCCTATGGTTGCTCATGGATTTAATGGCGCATATGAAGGTGGGGCGGGTATTTATAATGGAGTTATGAATCAAATTGATGGCGGTAATAGGAGTTTGGAAGTTAAAGGTGACTTAAGGAAATTATATGAATCAGCCGCTGAAGCATTAGGTTTTGACGCTTCGGTAGGTTCTACAATCTATGATTCGGTAGATTTAGCAGTTTCAGTACGAGGTAAATTAAAGCTTGTGCCTAAATTAAACGAATTTGGAGATCCAAAATTTAAACTGTTTTGGTATGGAAGACAGGATCTATTAAGGGCTTATAAACAAATGAATATTAAACTACTTAATTTAGAGATGTTGGGTGATCTTTCATTGACCGTAGATATTATAAAACAGTTTAAAAATGCTTTCTTTTATAACAAAGATAATGAACAGGTTATTATGGTTGTAAAAGAGCCAGAAACAATTACTAATGTAGGGCAAATTGTTGATGATTGTCATCTTGTAATAACTGTAACGGGTACAGATGAAGATGTACCGGCTTATTATCGTTGTAAAGCAAGTGATAACTCGGAATATAGAAAAGATCTAGATGGCAATATAATTAAGGTTGATTAG
- a CDS encoding PAAR domain-containing protein: MVGDRTTKGGYIIIGSGPATCGGRSIALVGDSVTCPKRGSKGQIVEGAPDLTFHGKPAAYNGCRVA; this comes from the coding sequence GTGGTAGGCGATCGAACAACGAAAGGCGGATATATTATTATTGGATCGGGTCCTGCTACCTGTGGAGGCAGAAGTATCGCTTTAGTGGGTGATTCGGTAACCTGTCCAAAACGTGGAAGTAAAGGACAAATTGTTGAGGGAGCACCTGATCTTACATTTCATGGTAAACCGGCTGCTTATAATGGTTGCCGTGTAGCTTGA
- a CDS encoding tail fiber domain-containing protein, which produces MVDLNNNSKWENDVYIKQSGDAVKKTHEALANRTEYLKENLEALTEEVKNSVSANALQENLINTSDDKLGDAMIGVKQPFAGAVARTQHDKNTEQLSSADFGALGDGTSNETEIFLLIDSVAANRTIDLLGKTYLVNKMPTKAHYFNGYFLINGTLKKATYKTLIKAWDHEAKISGPGNGLIAIGTNTAKNLPSDQIGHIADNIAMGRDALGAATQSNMNIAIGAQTMSKNTPGAANIAIGSWALTNITGDPSKVSNTTGSRNIAIGALSLHFLEKGYRNVCIGRDAGHSLVDQHDNTSVGYGSLSHGHCTMFVDGKITNQQIPVGGNGNSALGSQAGAYNSENYNVFVGHQAAKYSKNLYASVFVGAGAAGTVQKNTSINGRIISQVESIGTYIQIDTDIIITMPSHNVIVGNYVTLRFTSGEIYNNTTENVCMKVSSIDGNSFTVVSPVELSTRGEVILVNYETDVIDDAANSKFITVVGRGAALSAQQIYNNNTIIGGYSTYSAIAIKEGNTVIGSQGARNAIEIGAHNVILGTNAGAKSTSIGTQNTVVGGYAGEKMVGNGNALFGYSSGGALITGDSNTLIGRDAGYRMVTGETMKTANNVTCIGAYSFVSGSNQVQLGNSETTPYAYQPLQLRSDIRDTTDIRDSDLGIDFILGLRPVRGKWNIREDYLEKSEVQVGTSKNGQPIYETRIKFNKTDYLAKTKKRTRDHEWFIAQEVETLCKKMGVDFSGLHHSLVNGGSDVYSLGYDSFIPPIVKAIQDCWNKITTLENRIKKLESK; this is translated from the coding sequence ATGGTAGATTTGAACAATAATTCAAAATGGGAAAATGATGTTTATATAAAACAATCGGGCGATGCTGTAAAAAAAACTCACGAAGCATTAGCAAACAGAACAGAATATTTAAAGGAGAATTTAGAGGCTTTAACTGAAGAAGTTAAAAACAGTGTTAGCGCTAATGCACTCCAAGAAAACTTAATTAATACCAGTGATGATAAACTTGGTGATGCTATGATTGGGGTTAAACAACCCTTTGCTGGTGCGGTGGCTCGAACTCAACATGATAAAAATACGGAACAACTTTCATCTGCGGATTTTGGCGCGTTGGGTGATGGCACTTCAAATGAAACAGAAATATTTTTATTGATTGATAGTGTAGCAGCTAATCGAACCATCGACTTATTAGGTAAAACATACCTTGTAAATAAAATGCCCACCAAAGCACATTATTTTAATGGTTATTTTTTGATAAATGGTACTCTAAAAAAGGCAACATATAAAACATTAATTAAAGCATGGGATCATGAAGCAAAAATATCAGGACCTGGAAACGGATTAATTGCAATAGGAACGAACACGGCCAAAAATTTACCATCGGATCAAATTGGTCATATTGCCGATAATATAGCAATGGGTCGAGATGCATTAGGTGCGGCAACACAGAGCAATATGAATATTGCCATTGGTGCACAAACAATGAGTAAAAATACACCAGGTGCAGCAAATATAGCTATCGGTTCATGGGCATTAACTAACATTACTGGTGATCCATCGAAGGTTTCAAATACTACGGGTTCTAGAAATATTGCAATCGGAGCGTTGTCTCTACATTTTTTGGAAAAAGGCTATAGAAATGTTTGTATTGGTAGAGACGCGGGGCATTCACTCGTTGATCAACATGATAACACGTCTGTTGGTTATGGTTCTTTATCTCACGGACATTGTACTATGTTTGTTGATGGTAAAATAACAAATCAACAAATACCGGTGGGAGGGAATGGCAATTCAGCATTAGGTTCACAAGCGGGTGCATATAATTCAGAAAATTATAATGTTTTTGTCGGTCACCAAGCAGCAAAGTACAGTAAAAACTTATATGCCAGTGTTTTTGTTGGTGCAGGCGCTGCGGGAACTGTTCAGAAAAACACTTCAATCAATGGACGAATTATTTCTCAAGTCGAAAGTATTGGTACCTACATACAAATTGATACAGATATTATTATTACAATGCCATCACATAATGTTATTGTTGGTAATTACGTAACGCTAAGATTCACATCAGGCGAAATTTATAATAACACAACCGAAAATGTTTGTATGAAGGTGAGTTCAATAGATGGTAATAGTTTTACAGTAGTTTCGCCAGTCGAACTTTCAACAAGAGGTGAGGTGATTTTAGTTAACTATGAAACCGATGTTATAGATGATGCAGCTAATTCTAAATTCATTACTGTTGTTGGTCGAGGAGCTGCGTTATCAGCGCAACAAATTTATAACAATAATACTATTATAGGAGGCTATTCTACATATTCAGCAATAGCCATTAAAGAGGGTAATACTGTAATCGGAAGCCAGGGAGCTAGGAATGCAATAGAGATTGGCGCTCATAATGTCATATTAGGTACAAACGCAGGTGCAAAATCAACATCAATTGGTACCCAAAATACAGTTGTTGGAGGGTACGCTGGTGAAAAAATGGTTGGTAATGGTAATGCGCTATTTGGTTATTCTTCGGGTGGAGCATTAATTACTGGAGATAGTAATACTTTAATCGGGCGTGATGCTGGATATCGAATGGTAACCGGGGAGACAATGAAGACCGCAAACAATGTCACTTGTATTGGCGCTTATTCATTCGTAAGCGGTTCAAATCAGGTACAATTAGGTAATTCAGAAACAACGCCATATGCATACCAACCACTACAGTTACGTTCTGATATTAGAGATACAACGGATATTAGAGATTCTGATTTAGGTATTGATTTTATTTTAGGTTTACGTCCTGTTCGTGGAAAATGGAACATCCGTGAAGATTACTTAGAAAAGTCTGAGGTTCAAGTTGGAACAAGTAAAAATGGCCAACCAATTTATGAAACAAGAATTAAATTTAATAAAACTGATTATCTAGCAAAAACTAAAAAACGTACCCGTGATCACGAATGGTTTATTGCTCAAGAAGTAGAAACACTTTGTAAAAAAATGGGCGTTGATTTTTCAGGATTACACCATTCTTTAGTTAATGGAGGGAGTGATGTGTACTCATTAGGTTATGACTCATTTATTCCACCCATCGTTAAAGCAATACAAGATTGCTGGAATAAAATTACTACTCTTGAAAATCGTATAAAGAAACTTGAGTCTAAATAA
- a CDS encoding SEL1-like repeat protein, with the protein MKNGLLIISLCLFSFAGYANQCSEYWQKENYEKAFTPCKEEAEQGNADAQYNLALMYDNGDGTEPDKQKAFYWYTKAAEQGYPNAQHNLAIMYYQGEGIEQDKQKAFYWFTKAAEQGYPDAQYNIAVMYNNGDGTEPDKQKAFYWYTKAAEQGNPNAQHNLAYMYEEGDGIKQDKQKAFYWYTKAAEQGYADAQNNLALMYDNGDGTEPDKQKAFYWYTKAAEQGYADAQYNLAYMYDKGNGIKQDYQKAFYWYTKAAEQGYPNAQSNLAYLYYQGEGIKQDKKKAFYWFIKAAEQGEFYAQNNLALMYDNGDGIKQDKQKAFYWFTKAAEQGYPNAQHKLAVMYDEGDGIKQDKQKAFYWFTKAAEQGNPNAQSNLAYMYDKGDGIKQDKQKAFYWYKKAAEQGEFYAQNNLAYMYDEGNGIKQDKQKAFYWYTKAAEQGYADAQYNLANMYDNGDGTEPDKQKAFYWYTKAAEQGYADAQYNLANMYDNGDGTEPDKQKAFYWYTKAAEQGYLYAQYNLANMYYDKGNGTKQDKQKAFYWYTKAAEQGEFYAQNNLALMYDNGDGIEQDKQKAFYWYTKAAEQGNPIAQSNLAYMYEEGDGIKQDYQKAFYWYTKAAEQDNAYAQDKLAYMYHQGEGIKQDKQKAFYWYKKVAEQGYPNAQHKLAVMYDEGDGIKQDKQKAFYWYTKAAEQGYPIAQHNLAYLYYQGEGIKQDKQKAFYWFTKAAEQGYPNAQAYLAYMYNNGDGIEQDKQKAFYWYTKAAEQGNAYAQYNLAVMYDEGDGIKQNKQKAFYWFTKAAEQGLADAQRNLAYMYYQGEGIKQDYQKAFYLFTKAAEQGDAYARYVLALMYDEGVGVKQNKSLAKKYYQLACDGDYKKACNKLK; encoded by the coding sequence ATGAAAAATGGATTATTAATCATATCATTATGCTTATTTTCTTTTGCCGGGTATGCAAATCAATGCAGTGAATATTGGCAAAAGGAAAATTACGAAAAAGCCTTTACTCCCTGTAAAGAAGAAGCAGAGCAAGGTAATGCTGACGCCCAATATAATTTAGCGCTTATGTACGATAACGGTGATGGCACCGAACCAGATAAGCAAAAGGCTTTTTATTGGTATACAAAAGCAGCGGAGCAAGGTTACCCCAACGCACAACATAATTTAGCGATAATGTATTATCAAGGTGAAGGCATAGAACAAGATAAGCAAAAGGCGTTTTATTGGTTTACAAAAGCAGCAGAGCAAGGTTATCCCGACGCACAATATAATATAGCAGTTATGTATAATAATGGTGATGGCACCGAACCAGATAAGCAAAAGGCGTTTTATTGGTATACAAAAGCAGCAGAGCAAGGTAATCCCAACGCACAACATAATTTAGCGTATATGTATGAAGAAGGAGACGGCATAAAGCAAGATAAGCAAAAGGCGTTTTATTGGTATACAAAAGCAGCAGAGCAGGGTTATGCTGATGCCCAAAATAATTTAGCGCTTATGTACGATAACGGTGATGGCACCGAACCAGATAAACAAAAGGCGTTTTATTGGTATACAAAAGCAGCGGAGCAGGGTTATGCTGACGCCCAATATAATTTAGCGTATATGTATGATAAAGGAAACGGTATAAAGCAAGATTATCAAAAGGCGTTTTATTGGTATACAAAAGCAGCAGAGCAAGGTTACCCCAACGCACAATCTAATTTAGCGTATTTGTATTATCAAGGTGAAGGCATAAAGCAAGATAAGAAAAAGGCGTTTTATTGGTTTATAAAAGCAGCAGAGCAAGGTGAGTTTTATGCGCAAAACAATTTAGCACTTATGTATGATAATGGTGATGGCATAAAGCAAGATAAGCAAAAGGCGTTTTATTGGTTTACAAAAGCAGCAGAGCAAGGTTACCCCAACGCACAACATAAGTTAGCGGTAATGTATGATGAAGGAGACGGCATAAAGCAAGATAAGCAAAAGGCGTTTTATTGGTTTACAAAAGCAGCAGAGCAAGGTAACCCCAACGCCCAATCTAATTTAGCGTATATGTATGATAAAGGAGACGGCATAAAGCAAGATAAGCAAAAGGCGTTTTATTGGTATAAAAAAGCTGCGGAGCAAGGTGAGTTTTATGCGCAAAACAATTTAGCGTATATGTATGATGAAGGAAACGGCATAAAGCAAGATAAGCAAAAGGCGTTTTATTGGTATACAAAAGCAGCAGAGCAGGGTTATGCTGACGCCCAATATAATTTAGCGAATATGTACGATAACGGTGATGGCACCGAACCAGATAAACAAAAGGCGTTTTATTGGTATACAAAAGCAGCGGAGCAGGGTTATGCTGACGCCCAATATAATTTAGCGAATATGTACGATAACGGTGATGGCACCGAACCAGATAAACAAAAGGCGTTTTATTGGTATACAAAAGCAGCAGAGCAAGGTTACCTCTACGCACAATATAATTTAGCGAATATGTATTATGATAAAGGAAACGGCACAAAGCAAGATAAGCAAAAGGCGTTTTATTGGTATACAAAAGCAGCAGAGCAAGGTGAGTTTTATGCGCAAAACAATTTAGCACTTATGTATGATAATGGTGATGGCATAGAACAAGATAAGCAAAAGGCGTTTTATTGGTATACAAAAGCCGCGGAGCAAGGTAACCCCATCGCACAATCTAATTTAGCGTATATGTATGAAGAAGGAGACGGCATAAAGCAAGATTATCAAAAGGCGTTTTATTGGTATACAAAAGCAGCAGAGCAAGATAACGCCTACGCACAAGATAAGTTAGCGTATATGTATCATCAAGGTGAAGGCATAAAGCAAGATAAGCAAAAGGCGTTTTATTGGTATAAAAAAGTTGCGGAGCAAGGTTACCCCAACGCACAACATAAGTTAGCGGTAATGTATGATGAAGGAGACGGCATAAAGCAAGATAAGCAAAAGGCGTTTTATTGGTATACAAAAGCAGCAGAGCAAGGTTACCCCATCGCACAACATAATTTAGCGTATTTGTATTATCAAGGTGAAGGCATAAAGCAAGATAAGCAAAAGGCGTTTTATTGGTTTACAAAAGCAGCAGAGCAAGGTTATCCCAACGCACAAGCTTATTTAGCGTATATGTACAATAACGGTGATGGCATTGAACAGGATAAACAAAAGGCGTTTTATTGGTATACAAAAGCAGCAGAGCAAGGTAACGCCTACGCACAATATAATTTAGCGGTAATGTATGATGAAGGAGACGGCATAAAGCAAAATAAGCAAAAGGCGTTTTATTGGTTTACAAAAGCAGCAGAACAAGGATTAGCTGACGCTCAACGTAATTTAGCGTATATGTATTATCAAGGTGAAGGCATAAAGCAAGATTATCAAAAGGCGTTTTATTTGTTTACAAAAGCAGCAGAGCAAGGTGACGCCTACGCACGATATGTTTTAGCGCTTATGTATGATGAAGGCGTTGGTGTTAAGCAAAATAAATCTTTAGCGAAAAAGTATTACCAACTAGCTTGCGATGGAGATTATAAAAAGGCTTGTAATAAATTAAAGTAA